A stretch of Endozoicomonas sp. SCSIO W0465 DNA encodes these proteins:
- the flgL gene encoding flagellar hook-associated protein FlgL, with protein sequence MRISTGNFNRVMLQVMQQTMTDLAKTSDQLSTGKRILQPSDDAIDTVKILHLNNELTAIGQFENNISSVTGWLQQQDALYSGMNDLLLRARDLLLQASNGTQSNADLKSFATELGSLNESLLSLANYQTADGQYLFSGTTTNQQPVVQSVGDYAYNGNNQYRQVAISGSAQVQITQPGNELFFDNSATPPLDSIFDALTTAVSELNNPVNLPTVLADTIVWVDATMERIGSAQTRSGSDLNLVDRVSESHADIRLFAEQLKSGIENIDMVEATTRLNQQQLILSASQQVYASIKRLSLFNYFA encoded by the coding sequence ATGAGGATAAGTACGGGTAATTTCAATAGAGTGATGCTTCAGGTCATGCAGCAAACTATGACTGACCTGGCAAAAACTTCAGATCAGCTGTCAACCGGTAAACGAATTCTTCAGCCTTCAGATGATGCCATTGATACCGTAAAGATTTTACATCTTAATAATGAACTGACGGCTATTGGTCAATTTGAAAATAATATCAGTTCCGTTACTGGCTGGCTTCAGCAGCAGGACGCACTTTACAGTGGAATGAATGATTTGCTGCTCAGAGCAAGAGATTTGCTGCTACAAGCGTCCAATGGTACACAGAGTAATGCTGACCTCAAGTCATTTGCCACAGAGCTAGGCTCTTTGAATGAATCGCTGCTCAGTCTTGCCAATTATCAGACGGCAGATGGTCAGTATCTGTTTTCTGGTACGACGACAAACCAGCAACCGGTGGTTCAATCCGTTGGCGATTATGCCTACAACGGCAATAACCAGTATCGTCAGGTCGCCATCAGTGGCTCTGCACAGGTTCAGATTACTCAGCCCGGCAACGAACTGTTCTTTGATAACTCTGCTACCCCGCCCCTGGACAGTATTTTTGATGCGTTAACGACCGCAGTGTCTGAACTGAATAATCCAGTCAATCTGCCAACGGTTCTTGCCGATACCATTGTCTGGGTTGATGCAACCATGGAGCGCATTGGCAGCGCACAAACTCGCAGTGGCAGTGACCTGAACCTGGTGGATCGGGTTTCAGAAAGTCACGCGGATATTCGCCTTTTTGCCGAACAGTTGAAATCAGGCATTGAAAATATTGATATGGTTGAAGCGACAACCCGGTTAAATCAGCAGCAGTTGATTCTGTCTGCCAGCCAGCAGGTATATGCCAGCATCAAGCGGCTATCTCTGTTCAACTACTTTGCCTGA
- the flgM gene encoding flagellar biosynthesis anti-sigma factor FlgM yields the protein MSSIKGPGGKKAGAVNSSKVRVEKSAAVDRSPRVAEDRLNVSASAQQIDELFQQLADLDDVNAARIRSVRESIKKGNFPIDYQRLADKILELSDELNSENDD from the coding sequence ATGTCCAGCATAAAAGGCCCAGGTGGAAAAAAGGCGGGAGCAGTCAATAGCTCAAAGGTTCGTGTAGAAAAAAGTGCCGCTGTAGACCGTTCTCCCCGGGTAGCCGAAGACCGTTTAAATGTAAGCGCCTCGGCCCAGCAAATTGATGAGCTTTTCCAGCAGCTGGCTGACTTGGATGATGTCAATGCAGCCAGAATCAGAAGTGTTCGCGAGTCAATTAAAAAGGGCAACTTTCCCATTGATTATCAGCGGCTCGCTGACAAAATTCTGGAACTTTCTGATGAACTCAACTCAGAGAATGACGACTGA
- the flgN gene encoding flagellar protein FlgN — MTTDSKSAGDASALQPSGVDSGLEDLCQKMLGNIQDALALSRKLERVLESVHQKMLERNITALEHSLETQVQLLNMLQMNGALREHYLKHFGLSPDQQGMSHFFLLVNRQQPNTTTVNGTTLDKYWNQLEGSANRCQQINSANGRLLARLSASTRKIIALTFSEQTAATYDQNGLTVNSMAE; from the coding sequence ATGACGACTGATTCAAAAAGTGCTGGTGATGCCTCAGCCCTCCAACCATCCGGTGTTGATAGTGGATTAGAAGACCTTTGTCAGAAAATGCTGGGTAATATTCAGGATGCCCTGGCGCTGTCGAGAAAGCTGGAGCGAGTTCTGGAGTCAGTTCATCAGAAAATGCTGGAACGTAATATTACGGCCCTTGAACACTCTCTGGAAACGCAGGTTCAACTGCTGAATATGCTGCAAATGAACGGGGCTCTTCGGGAGCACTATCTTAAGCACTTTGGCCTCAGTCCCGATCAGCAGGGAATGTCACATTTCTTTTTGCTGGTGAATCGGCAACAGCCAAATACGACAACCGTTAACGGAACGACACTGGATAAATACTGGAACCAATTAGAGGGATCAGCGAACCGTTGTCAGCAGATCAACAGTGCTAATGGACGATTGCTGGCCAGGTTGTCGGCAAGTACGCGAAAAATCATTGCGTTAACTTTTTCTGAGCAGACAGCCGCTACTTATGATCAGAATGGCCTGACCGTTAATTCAATGGCTGAATAA
- a CDS encoding OmpA family protein, protein MKHILHGIVLSLLFQAFFILADDVYPHDLSDTRWHHSGNRFFCSLKNRVHGLGDVSLTAEAGDRETLSIVPDPFSDNDRHVTVSLASSPWQAVTEDRVVAHAQLYEGDPLSIHLNTLTLMKAFQQGKQLKLQITTETSKDVVIQVTPLEVQPVAEQFYRCMDDLLFLSFEEAEHNTLYYSSGKLRLDSGQRELLTHIADYVMADPSVQQITIDAHTDSYGPELANRALSKKRSETVAASLKQMGVSGDKILMRFHGERYPVADNRTKAGRDKNRRVEIWLKR, encoded by the coding sequence ATGAAGCATATCTTACATGGGATTGTGTTAAGCCTGTTGTTTCAGGCTTTTTTTATTCTCGCGGATGATGTGTATCCTCATGATCTTTCTGATACCCGGTGGCATCATTCCGGTAATCGCTTCTTCTGTTCGCTGAAAAACCGCGTACACGGTTTGGGTGATGTCAGTTTGACCGCTGAAGCAGGCGACAGGGAAACGCTTTCTATCGTCCCTGACCCATTCTCGGATAATGACAGGCACGTCACTGTTTCACTGGCATCGTCACCCTGGCAGGCGGTGACGGAAGACAGGGTTGTTGCCCATGCCCAACTTTATGAGGGTGACCCGCTTAGCATTCATCTCAATACATTGACCCTGATGAAAGCTTTCCAGCAGGGAAAACAGTTGAAATTGCAGATTACAACTGAGACCAGCAAAGATGTGGTTATTCAGGTTACTCCGCTGGAGGTTCAGCCGGTTGCTGAGCAGTTTTATCGCTGTATGGATGATTTACTTTTTCTCAGCTTTGAGGAGGCTGAGCATAATACTCTCTACTACTCATCGGGGAAGTTGCGCCTGGATTCCGGGCAGCGTGAACTGCTCACACATATTGCCGACTATGTTATGGCCGACCCGTCTGTTCAGCAAATAACCATTGATGCGCATACGGACTCTTATGGCCCTGAACTGGCTAACCGGGCGTTGTCTAAAAAAAGAAGTGAGACGGTTGCCGCAAGCCTGAAGCAGATGGGTGTTTCCGGGGATAAGATCTTAATGCGCTTTCATGGCGAGCGATATCCTGTGGCAGATAACCGGACAAAAGCCGGTCGTGATAAAAACAGGCGTGTCGAGATTTGGTTAAAGCGATAA
- the fliE gene encoding flagellar hook-basal body complex protein FliE: MDIKGLPSDVISPVLAERTSSALPSGHASGSELPEFSHVLKTAMDKVNELQQTASAKMHEVDTGASQDLLGTMISTQKASISFQALLQVRNKAVAAYEEIMRMQI, encoded by the coding sequence ATGGATATCAAAGGATTACCCTCTGATGTTATCAGTCCTGTGCTGGCTGAGCGCACATCGTCAGCTCTACCTTCAGGGCATGCCTCCGGCAGTGAGCTACCGGAATTCTCACATGTGTTGAAAACTGCCATGGATAAAGTCAATGAACTGCAACAGACCGCCTCTGCGAAAATGCATGAGGTGGATACCGGTGCGTCCCAGGATCTTCTTGGAACCATGATTTCTACCCAAAAGGCCAGTATCTCTTTTCAGGCACTGCTACAGGTCAGAAACAAGGCAGTAGCAGCCTATGAAGAAATCATGCGTATGCAAATTTAA
- the fliF gene encoding flagellar basal-body MS-ring/collar protein FliF, translating to MAETVADSPPEASGQEEQVKASWQVYLERARSFIQDNRGYQTIMMVMLAAGIALLVVFWLWSQSADYQPLYGNQELYDVASIVEVLDREGMEYKLHPESGQVLVDAGRLSEARMKLSVAGVQARSPEGLDALNQQELGTSQFVEGVRFLRGLEGELAQTIISLKPVKNARIHLAIPKRSSFIRRQEKPSASVFVSLYAGYRLSSEQIEGIINLVATSVANMNREDVSVIDQSGKLLSSEVLLNNSALGEVSRQFDFKQQVESRYQERISHLLEPLVGPGNYRAQVTASVDFEKVIQTVEQFDPGTAVLRSEQGKERINTGGQARGVPGTLSNQPPEETGPEGDTETSTQSEFVRNYEVDKVVRQVSNQQGRIDKLSIAVVFNEKPDQALGTVSWDQARLESIRQLIIDATGLDQARGDQISIHTAPFVPVASVAPEPLAWWQQPQALYYVKYGSGTLLAVMVLMFLIRPLMKQLTVNLEPPKESLPALVEGGAQDSQEGEENERRILFDETFNLLPPELADFETQITHMRKLSTKQPERVAQVIKLWMSSYD from the coding sequence ATGGCAGAAACGGTAGCTGATAGCCCACCGGAGGCCTCTGGTCAGGAAGAGCAAGTCAAAGCATCCTGGCAGGTATATCTGGAGAGGGCACGATCATTTATTCAGGATAATCGTGGCTATCAAACCATCATGATGGTCATGCTGGCCGCTGGTATAGCGTTGCTGGTGGTGTTCTGGCTCTGGTCTCAGTCTGCGGATTACCAACCGCTATACGGTAATCAGGAATTATACGATGTCGCCAGCATTGTTGAAGTCCTCGACCGGGAAGGTATGGAATATAAGCTTCACCCGGAGTCTGGCCAGGTATTGGTCGATGCCGGCCGACTCAGTGAAGCCAGAATGAAGCTTTCCGTTGCGGGCGTTCAGGCAAGGTCCCCTGAAGGCCTTGATGCGTTGAATCAACAGGAGCTTGGCACCAGCCAGTTTGTTGAGGGGGTTCGATTCCTCAGAGGGCTGGAGGGTGAACTTGCCCAAACCATTATCAGTCTGAAACCGGTCAAAAACGCACGGATTCACCTGGCCATTCCCAAGAGAAGCAGCTTTATCCGGCGTCAGGAAAAACCATCGGCATCTGTTTTTGTAAGTCTTTATGCGGGTTACCGGCTGAGCTCTGAACAGATAGAAGGCATTATCAATCTGGTCGCTACCAGTGTCGCCAATATGAATAGAGAGGATGTGTCGGTCATTGATCAAAGTGGCAAGCTGCTCTCTTCAGAGGTTCTGCTGAATAACAGTGCTCTGGGAGAGGTCTCAAGGCAGTTTGATTTCAAGCAACAGGTGGAATCCCGTTACCAGGAAAGAATCAGTCATTTGCTGGAGCCACTGGTAGGCCCGGGAAATTATCGGGCCCAGGTAACGGCCAGCGTTGACTTTGAAAAAGTTATTCAGACCGTTGAACAGTTTGACCCCGGTACCGCCGTGTTGCGCAGCGAGCAGGGTAAAGAGCGGATCAATACCGGTGGTCAGGCAAGAGGTGTTCCCGGTACGTTGAGTAATCAGCCGCCGGAAGAGACCGGCCCTGAGGGTGATACTGAAACCAGTACCCAGTCTGAGTTTGTGCGTAATTATGAGGTCGACAAGGTGGTACGACAGGTTTCCAATCAGCAGGGTCGGATCGACAAGCTCAGTATAGCGGTGGTTTTTAACGAGAAGCCCGATCAGGCGCTGGGAACGGTGAGTTGGGATCAGGCCAGACTGGAGAGTATCCGTCAGTTGATCATTGATGCCACCGGTCTGGATCAGGCAAGAGGTGATCAGATCAGTATTCACACGGCACCGTTTGTGCCTGTGGCAAGTGTTGCTCCGGAGCCCCTTGCCTGGTGGCAGCAACCTCAGGCGTTGTACTACGTCAAATATGGTAGCGGCACGTTACTGGCGGTTATGGTGCTGATGTTTCTTATTCGTCCATTAATGAAGCAGCTGACCGTTAATCTGGAGCCTCCTAAAGAGTCTTTACCGGCACTGGTTGAAGGTGGTGCACAGGACAGTCAGGAAGGAGAAGAAAATGAGCGCCGTATTCTGTTTGACGAAACGTTCAATTTGCTCCCTCCTGAACTGGCAGACTTTGAAACCCAGATAACTCATATGAGAAAACTGTCGACCAAGCAGCCTGAGCGGGTTGCCCAGGTCATTAAATTATGGATGAGCAGCTATGACTGA
- the fliG gene encoding flagellar motor switch protein FliG yields the protein MTDSTALALRQPTTRDIAILLLSLGEKGAAKVMGHLSQREVRQISASMAAMAPLKRDQVQEVLELFFHTYRYDSGLTGSSRGYLDKTLKLALGDKEAKGVMDSIFGDEDNSLETMKLMDSATITELIAGEHPQLQAVVLTYLEPEQAAEVLQRLPVASHQDLLSRVARLEELHPSILQELNRMFDDNIGRLGTSHNTTVSGLRQVADIMNRMGETTVKNVLGFFKEQDKKLAEKIEQQMFVFEHIVRLDEDVLRRIISDVSQDILALALKGVAQDVMDAILATMTKRTAKFLLEDIENLGSVRASQVQGARNDVLRIARQLAASGEIELSFNDDEEMIE from the coding sequence ATGACTGATTCGACAGCACTGGCTTTACGACAGCCGACGACCAGAGATATTGCTATTTTACTGCTGAGCCTGGGTGAGAAAGGTGCAGCCAAGGTAATGGGGCATCTCAGCCAGAGAGAGGTTCGCCAGATCAGTGCTTCAATGGCCGCCATGGCACCACTGAAACGTGACCAGGTGCAGGAAGTTCTGGAACTTTTCTTTCACACCTATCGTTATGACAGCGGTTTAACCGGTTCATCCCGGGGGTATCTGGATAAGACGTTGAAGCTGGCCCTGGGAGATAAAGAAGCAAAGGGGGTGATGGACTCCATTTTTGGTGATGAAGATAACTCTCTGGAAACCATGAAGTTAATGGACTCAGCAACCATTACCGAGTTGATTGCGGGTGAACACCCTCAGTTGCAGGCTGTCGTTCTGACCTATCTTGAACCAGAACAGGCCGCTGAAGTATTGCAGCGATTGCCGGTCGCCTCTCATCAGGATCTCTTGTCCAGGGTCGCAAGACTTGAAGAACTCCACCCTTCCATTTTGCAAGAACTGAACCGGATGTTTGATGACAATATTGGCCGACTGGGCACCAGCCATAACACCACGGTCAGTGGCCTACGACAGGTTGCCGATATTATGAACCGGATGGGGGAAACTACTGTTAAAAATGTCCTGGGCTTCTTTAAAGAGCAGGATAAGAAGCTGGCAGAAAAAATTGAACAACAGATGTTTGTTTTCGAGCACATTGTCCGTCTGGATGAGGATGTATTGCGCAGAATTATCAGTGATGTCAGTCAGGATATTCTGGCGTTGGCGCTTAAGGGCGTGGCTCAGGATGTGATGGATGCCATTCTGGCTACCATGACCAAACGTACTGCAAAGTTTCTTCTGGAAGATATTGAAAACCTCGGTTCTGTCCGTGCCAGCCAGGTGCAGGGCGCAAGGAATGATGTTCTGCGCATCGCTCGGCAGCTGGCGGCCAGTGGCGAAATTGAGCTGAGCTTCAATGATGATGAAGAGATGATCGAGTAA
- a CDS encoding FliH/SctL family protein, with translation MKNRNRIWQPETAAYKRFQFPVHDRKSIQEHNGAVSTESEAGPFKEKSYQTHAIKPEPAIHNSNNVQSLDANEKALADNNAAKVQHVAELQKVEKQSYQRGYEEGRRLGFEEASNKVASQAQQVSEQHKAFLENLHKELASLQTEHLKNREQLSVWLGQVVEEVCRQVVRKEVSTQQGQIVEIIRQTLDLIPESDEYSILVCGQDAELLREVKPDFGIPWQLSVSHELTPGDCRIVASDGEADARLESRLMQCLDIIRESLPADLEVVSS, from the coding sequence ATGAAAAACAGAAACAGGATCTGGCAGCCTGAGACAGCAGCCTATAAACGGTTTCAGTTTCCCGTGCATGATCGTAAGTCCATTCAGGAGCACAATGGCGCAGTTTCTACTGAAAGCGAAGCAGGCCCATTTAAAGAAAAAAGTTACCAGACTCACGCTATCAAGCCAGAACCCGCTATCCATAATTCAAATAACGTGCAGAGCTTAGACGCCAACGAAAAAGCGCTGGCAGACAATAATGCTGCAAAGGTACAACATGTTGCAGAGTTGCAAAAAGTTGAGAAGCAAAGCTATCAACGGGGTTATGAAGAAGGAAGGCGTCTGGGGTTTGAGGAAGCCTCCAATAAAGTAGCCAGTCAGGCGCAGCAGGTTTCTGAACAACATAAAGCCTTTCTTGAGAACCTTCATAAAGAACTGGCATCACTTCAGACTGAGCACCTTAAAAATCGTGAACAACTGTCTGTCTGGCTTGGGCAGGTGGTGGAAGAAGTATGCCGTCAGGTGGTTCGTAAGGAGGTCAGTACGCAACAGGGACAAATTGTCGAGATTATTCGCCAGACACTGGATCTTATACCTGAGAGTGATGAGTACTCGATTCTTGTTTGCGGGCAGGATGCAGAGCTTCTCAGAGAGGTGAAACCTGATTTTGGTATTCCATGGCAACTGTCAGTCAGTCATGAGCTGACTCCCGGAGACTGTCGTATTGTTGCCAGTGATGGAGAGGCCGATGCCCGGCTGGAGAGCAGGCTGATGCAATGTCTGGATATTATCCGGGAATCTCTGCCTGCAGACCTGGAGGTGGTCTCTTCATGA
- a CDS encoding FliI/YscN family ATPase, which translates to MTGLTMDGDNLINRLRCVPVATVTGKIASINGLLLEATGIKLPVGQLCRIRSRSGGEFDAEVVGFNKNQSFLMSLSNHQDGLAPGDLIIPAAANKSIPIDSGLIGRVIDAMGQPLDNRPLVVNERIPALPHPINPMHRRAVDTPQYVGIRAIDGLLTLGQGQRVGLLAGSGVGKSTLLGMMTRNTQADVTVVGLIGERSREVKEFVENTLGAEGMARTIVVAAPGDESPVRRIRAASYCHRIAEYFRDQGKSVLLLMDSLTRYAQAHREVALAMGEAPASRGFPPSVFSKIPILLERSGTGSGNGAITAVYTVLADGDDLMDPIVDSARSVLDGHIVLSRELAEKGHYPAIDLDKSISRVMPQVVDERHRENAGHFRRYYARYNQFQELMAIGAYQAGADLELDRAIELRPSMEQFLQQSRFEQVNPEDSTQLLNRMMLRKEVLTHG; encoded by the coding sequence ATGACGGGGCTGACAATGGATGGTGATAACCTGATCAATCGCTTGCGTTGCGTTCCCGTGGCCACCGTCACTGGCAAGATCGCCTCAATCAATGGCTTATTGCTTGAGGCGACAGGTATCAAATTACCTGTTGGCCAGCTGTGTCGTATTCGCTCACGATCGGGGGGGGAGTTTGACGCAGAAGTGGTTGGATTTAATAAAAATCAGTCTTTCCTTATGTCATTGTCTAATCATCAGGATGGCCTGGCTCCGGGTGACCTGATTATTCCGGCAGCAGCGAATAAAAGTATACCGATCGACAGTGGACTCATTGGACGTGTGATAGACGCCATGGGGCAACCATTGGATAACCGGCCACTGGTTGTCAACGAGCGGATACCTGCTTTGCCTCACCCTATCAATCCAATGCATAGAAGAGCTGTTGATACCCCGCAGTACGTTGGGATCAGGGCAATTGATGGACTGTTAACTTTAGGCCAGGGGCAGAGAGTTGGACTGTTAGCGGGGAGTGGTGTCGGTAAGAGTACATTACTTGGCATGATGACCAGAAACACTCAGGCGGATGTAACGGTGGTCGGGCTTATCGGTGAGCGCTCCAGGGAAGTGAAAGAGTTTGTTGAAAATACCCTGGGAGCAGAGGGGATGGCCCGCACCATCGTGGTTGCTGCGCCGGGTGATGAATCTCCGGTCAGAAGAATTCGTGCAGCTTCCTATTGTCATCGCATTGCAGAGTACTTCCGGGATCAGGGAAAGTCAGTCTTACTGCTGATGGACTCATTAACCCGATATGCCCAGGCGCATCGAGAGGTTGCACTGGCCATGGGGGAAGCGCCTGCCTCACGGGGATTTCCTCCTTCGGTATTCAGTAAAATTCCCATTTTGCTGGAACGCTCTGGCACAGGCTCAGGCAATGGCGCTATTACTGCCGTCTATACCGTTCTGGCGGATGGCGATGACCTGATGGATCCTATAGTAGACAGTGCTCGTTCGGTACTGGATGGGCATATTGTATTGAGTCGGGAACTTGCCGAAAAAGGGCATTACCCGGCCATTGATTTGGACAAATCGATAAGTCGGGTGATGCCCCAGGTGGTGGATGAACGTCACCGGGAAAATGCCGGTCACTTTCGTCGCTACTATGCCAGGTATAACCAATTTCAGGAGCTTATGGCCATTGGTGCCTATCAGGCGGGAGCTGATCTTGAGCTGGATCGTGCCATTGAGCTGCGGCCGTCCATGGAGCAGTTTCTTCAACAGAGCCGCTTTGAACAGGTGAACCCGGAAGATAGCACCCAGCTGCTTAATCGCATGATGTTAAGAAAGGAAGTGTTGACCCATGGCTGA
- the flgA gene encoding flagellar basal body P-ring formation chaperone FlgA, with protein sequence MSFRKPLLSGIFTSLLFAPLLFGSTPLSAARPSIEETINDQVANYLDKSLGDFLQAYPDASQSITVRPLKKIPGHCQQTLRVSRRSDHRPPVGQLRLNVECPGQWRHYVTADVDVQVPAVHVRKALSRGDIITEDALQLLSVSWEKLRGEFFQKPEQVSGRQLRRSLSIGSLVSGSALVPDYLVQKGQVVTILAGRDNLYVAMAGIALESGLMSETIRVRNRSSGKVVDARVIAENKVQTGL encoded by the coding sequence ATGTCATTCAGAAAACCGCTTCTGTCCGGTATTTTCACCTCATTACTTTTTGCCCCATTGCTATTTGGCAGCACGCCTCTTTCCGCAGCCCGGCCGTCGATTGAAGAGACCATTAATGATCAGGTTGCCAACTATTTAGATAAGTCTCTTGGCGACTTCCTGCAAGCCTACCCTGATGCCAGCCAATCGATAACGGTAAGACCATTAAAAAAGATCCCCGGACATTGTCAGCAGACTCTGAGGGTTTCCAGACGGTCTGATCATCGTCCACCTGTTGGCCAGTTAAGGCTGAACGTTGAGTGCCCCGGGCAATGGCGACATTATGTGACTGCCGATGTAGATGTTCAGGTTCCTGCGGTTCATGTTCGTAAGGCGTTATCCCGTGGAGATATCATCACTGAAGATGCTTTGCAGCTTCTGAGTGTTTCCTGGGAGAAATTGAGAGGAGAGTTTTTCCAGAAGCCTGAACAGGTATCCGGGCGACAGCTGAGGCGCTCACTGTCAATAGGTAGTCTGGTTTCCGGGAGTGCCCTGGTTCCTGATTATCTGGTTCAGAAGGGGCAAGTGGTCACCATACTGGCGGGGCGTGACAACCTGTATGTTGCCATGGCCGGTATTGCGCTGGAAAGTGGCTTAATGTCTGAGACTATCCGGGTTCGCAATCGCTCCTCAGGAAAGGTGGTGGATGCCCGGGTGATCGCAGAAAATAAAGTCCAGACCGGGTTGTAA
- a CDS encoding N-6 DNA methylase: MGREIVNALAPDQLRKNSWYPDYIHLMGQLLTWCYLSEHGLLNEEIRFNGDIYNTADQSLMAGIISAGLSGVSAFRSDPVWNSAWSNYQHYLQIIPSSELERLTASLATARRHGLIRYDELPDILYGKYLQVRPSLPTEVRDLMVNLLPKDLQHNIYLSGDGAFGFMPLLKGQSIQLFSEHPQPETMPSLISLLSSHVTLQEGDPVLNPAFFQHGRLKKFSYGVGVLLHDHCYKVNEVRDLFGRFSSGIRQKEILFVTHMLHQCSGSMVLVIPGRFLLKNTAESRNFRKKLIKDGRLSGVIRLPSGLLPGRAQPLFVLVFGGDTSNTICFINSDNDYFKAVAVKRRGEAKYRLNSPDVIVEEIRDPGNTRVSYQVNCTDLLSAGDTNFPLDPGHYLGANRSVVFRSTGAVSALDDGFEIIRAQALRGVEHQQDIRIFMEVTVNDINDAGLVEAPKRAVQIGPDKLQRAKGQTLQAGDILLAIKGQAGKLALVPELCGNNWVAGQSFVILRQKPGNGLHSPVVLFRFLKSETGQKLIDSIRTDNNVPFIHSQDLKQLPVPCWSDLEQEQACQAHEEVLKLYARMKFFREKAELIERAILKEVFDYH; the protein is encoded by the coding sequence ATGGGAAGAGAGATAGTAAATGCACTGGCACCGGATCAGCTCAGAAAAAACAGCTGGTATCCGGATTATATTCATCTGATGGGGCAGCTATTAACCTGGTGCTACTTGAGTGAGCATGGTCTGCTCAATGAAGAGATACGGTTTAACGGGGATATCTACAATACTGCTGACCAATCATTGATGGCAGGAATAATTTCAGCAGGTCTGTCAGGCGTTTCAGCCTTTCGAAGTGATCCTGTCTGGAATTCAGCGTGGTCAAATTACCAACACTATCTCCAGATTATTCCTTCTTCAGAACTTGAACGACTAACGGCTTCTCTTGCTACAGCAAGGCGACATGGGCTTATCAGGTATGATGAGCTGCCGGATATTCTTTATGGTAAATATCTACAAGTTCGGCCATCCCTGCCCACGGAGGTTAGAGATCTGATGGTCAACCTGTTACCAAAAGACCTTCAGCACAATATTTATCTTTCTGGCGACGGAGCCTTTGGCTTCATGCCTTTACTGAAAGGCCAAAGTATACAGCTGTTCTCTGAACACCCCCAGCCTGAGACAATGCCCTCTCTTATTTCTTTACTGAGTAGCCATGTGACTCTGCAAGAAGGCGACCCGGTCTTGAATCCGGCTTTTTTCCAACATGGCAGGCTTAAAAAATTTTCTTACGGTGTCGGTGTTTTATTGCATGATCACTGCTATAAGGTGAATGAAGTCAGGGATCTATTTGGCCGGTTTTCTTCGGGCATACGTCAGAAGGAAATATTGTTTGTTACTCATATGCTTCACCAATGCAGTGGCTCAATGGTTCTGGTGATCCCTGGTCGTTTTCTCCTGAAAAATACCGCTGAAAGCCGAAACTTCCGGAAAAAATTGATTAAGGATGGACGTCTTTCCGGAGTTATCCGTTTACCTTCCGGTTTATTACCAGGGCGGGCACAGCCCTTGTTTGTTCTTGTTTTTGGGGGGGATACGTCCAATACAATTTGCTTTATCAACAGTGATAACGATTATTTTAAGGCCGTCGCGGTGAAAAGGCGTGGAGAAGCAAAGTATCGATTAAATAGCCCGGATGTGATTGTCGAAGAAATCCGGGATCCCGGAAATACCAGAGTCAGTTATCAGGTAAATTGCACTGATTTATTGAGTGCTGGCGATACCAATTTCCCACTGGATCCGGGCCATTATTTGGGAGCCAATCGTTCCGTGGTTTTTCGTTCCACCGGAGCGGTTTCAGCATTGGACGATGGGTTTGAAATTATTCGGGCCCAGGCGTTGAGAGGTGTGGAGCATCAGCAGGATATCCGGATATTCATGGAAGTGACTGTCAATGATATAAACGATGCCGGATTAGTTGAAGCACCAAAACGTGCTGTTCAGATTGGTCCTGACAAATTGCAAAGAGCGAAAGGGCAGACATTACAAGCTGGCGATATATTGCTGGCGATAAAGGGGCAGGCGGGAAAACTGGCATTAGTTCCAGAGTTATGTGGCAATAACTGGGTTGCTGGCCAGTCCTTTGTTATCTTACGACAAAAGCCTGGTAATGGGCTCCATAGCCCGGTTGTCCTGTTTCGATTTCTGAAGTCTGAGACGGGCCAGAAACTGATTGATTCCATACGTACAGATAATAATGTGCCATTTATCCACAGTCAGGATTTAAAGCAATTACCGGTACCTTGCTGGTCCGACCTGGAGCAGGAGCAGGCCTGTCAGGCCCACGAGGAAGTGTTAAAACTCTATGCCAGGATGAAATTTTTCCGGGAAAAGGCTGAGCTGATTGAGCGGGCAATACTAAAAGAAGTTTTTGATTACCACTGA